In Methanobacterium paludis, the following proteins share a genomic window:
- a CDS encoding PaaI family thioesterase — translation MFKLLETEQIRKFFKKDRFAKSLGIKLLEISEGGAKTKMEINDEHLNGIGTVHGGALFTLADFTFAVAANSHGRVTVAINVNISYMKAVSRGTLTAEAREISLNPKLATYTIDITDEDGELIAIFQGLAYRKREKIKVSVTD, via the coding sequence GTGTTCAAATTGTTGGAAACAGAGCAAATAAGAAAATTTTTCAAAAAGGACAGGTTTGCTAAATCCCTGGGTATAAAGCTTCTGGAAATTTCAGAAGGTGGGGCTAAAACCAAAATGGAAATAAACGATGAACATTTAAACGGCATCGGCACGGTTCATGGAGGTGCACTATTCACGTTGGCAGATTTCACCTTTGCAGTAGCAGCAAACTCACATGGACGTGTAACTGTGGCCATAAATGTTAACATATCGTATATGAAAGCCGTAAGCCGGGGTACATTGACTGCAGAGGCTCGAGAAATATCTTTAAACCCTAAACTTGCAACTTATACCATAGATATCACAGATGAAGATGGAGAACTAATTGCCATATTTCAGGGGTTGGCTTACAGGAAAAGGGAGAAGATAAAGGTATCTGTGACTGATTAA
- a CDS encoding ferritin-like domain-containing protein, with protein MEKEEIIRLLNIDFVRELEASMIYVQNSFLMEKCDPSRVTEAIAVDEMRHMWWLADLITARGGKPTMEHKELNFGADNLKSQLERQIEQETEGIDVYTQQIEIIDDEEVVGVLKHILDEEKRHRKEFKMRLEELI; from the coding sequence TTGGAGAAAGAAGAAATAATTCGCCTTTTGAATATAGACTTCGTAAGGGAACTTGAAGCCTCAATGATATACGTCCAAAACTCATTTCTCATGGAGAAATGTGACCCGAGCAGGGTTACAGAAGCCATAGCTGTGGATGAGATGAGACACATGTGGTGGCTTGCAGATCTCATAACTGCAAGGGGTGGAAAACCCACCATGGAACATAAAGAGCTTAATTTTGGGGCTGATAATCTTAAAAGTCAGTTGGAACGTCAGATAGAACAAGAAACTGAGGGAATAGATGTTTACACTCAGCAAATTGAAATAATTGATGATGAAGAGGTTGTAGGGGTCTTAAAACACATACTGGATGAAGAGAAGAGACACAGGAAAGAGTTTAAGATGAGGCTTGAAGAGTTGATTTAA